Proteins encoded together in one Thermophilibacter immobilis window:
- a CDS encoding DUF1177 domain-containing protein: MLLRQVLDIYDLLDKPAASGEEVEGFLRSHGATDVTVERIGGERGGTDCIKVLIPGTSGKSSGGSAPTLGIVGRLGGIGARPELIGAVSDGDGALAALAAALKLAEMHEAGDVLTGDVIVATHVCPDAPTLPHEPVPFMDSPIDMETMNQMEVDEQMDAIVSIDTTKGNRIINVNGIAISPTVMQGYLLSVSDDLMDVMTRVTGKMPVVFALSQQDVTPYGNDLYHLNSILQPATATDAPVVGVAIVTEQMVAGCATGATHANDVEEAARFAVEAAKLFGQGACSFYDEAQFAHLVGLYGPMSRFQSSGNAEQRNRQERV; the protein is encoded by the coding sequence ATGCTGCTTCGCCAGGTGCTCGACATCTATGACCTTCTCGACAAGCCCGCCGCCTCCGGAGAAGAGGTGGAGGGCTTCCTGCGCTCCCACGGGGCGACCGATGTGACCGTCGAGCGCATAGGCGGCGAGCGGGGCGGCACCGACTGCATCAAGGTCCTCATCCCTGGAACGTCCGGCAAGTCATCGGGTGGTAGTGCCCCCACGCTGGGCATCGTTGGGCGTCTCGGCGGCATAGGGGCCCGTCCCGAGCTAATCGGCGCAGTCTCCGACGGCGACGGCGCGCTCGCGGCCCTCGCGGCGGCACTCAAGCTCGCGGAGATGCACGAGGCGGGAGACGTGCTCACGGGCGACGTCATCGTGGCCACGCACGTCTGCCCGGACGCTCCCACGCTGCCGCATGAGCCGGTCCCCTTCATGGACTCGCCCATCGACATGGAGACCATGAACCAGATGGAGGTCGACGAGCAGATGGATGCCATCGTCTCCATCGACACCACCAAGGGCAACCGCATCATCAACGTCAACGGCATCGCGATCTCCCCCACGGTCATGCAGGGCTACCTCCTGTCCGTCTCCGATGACCTCATGGACGTCATGACGCGCGTGACGGGCAAGATGCCCGTGGTCTTCGCCCTCTCGCAGCAGGACGTCACGCCGTACGGCAACGACCTCTATCACCTCAACAGCATCCTGCAGCCCGCCACCGCTACGGATGCGCCCGTCGTGGGCGTGGCCATCGTCACCGAGCAGATGGTCGCCGGCTGCGCCACGGGTGCCACGCACGCAAACGACGTCGAGGAGGCCGCGCGCTTTGCCGTGGAGGCCGCCAAGCTCTTTGGGCAGGGGGCCTGCTCCTTCTACGATGAAGCGCAG